The Aneurinibacillus uraniidurans genome segment CCCTTAACAACTGGGATGTCATCGCCTGGGAATTCGTACTCAGAAAGAAGGTCACGAATTTCCATTTCAACAAGCTCAAGAAGTTCTTCATCGTCAACCATGTCACATTTGTTCATGAATACAACGATGTAAGGAACGCCTACTTGGCGAGAAAGAAGGATGTGCTCACGAGTTTGTGGCATTGGGCCGTCAGCAGCGGATACAACGAGGATCGCGCCGTCCATTTGAGCCGCACCAGTGATCATGTTTTTAACATAGTCAGCGTGTCCTGGGCAGTCAACGTGTGCATAGTGACGGTTTTCTGTTTCATACTCTACGTGTGCAGTAGAGATTGTGATACCGCGCTCGCGCTCTTCTGGAGCAGCATCGATTGAACCGTAGTCCATAGCTGTTGCGCCACCAGTTTGTGCAAGTACAGTTGTGATTGCAGCAGTCAGAGTTGTTTTACCGTGGTCAACGTGACCGATAGTACCAATGTTTACGTGCGGTTTATTCCGCTCAAATTTTGCTTTAGCCATTTGAGTAAATCCTCCTTGATTAAAAAGGTTAGGTTAGAAAATAAGTATTTCAAAAAAAGGTTCAATTGGTAGAGGGCATGTACCCCCTACACATTTTAAACCTTTCTCTGGTTACAATAAAGAGGGTTTGCGTAAAAAATTATACGCCTTTTGCTTTTTTGATGATTTCGTCAGCAACATTTCTCGGCACTTCTTCATAGTGATCGAAGTGCATAGAGTATGTGCCACGACCTTGTGTACGGGAACGCAAAGAAGTTGCGTATCCGAACATTTCAGAAAGTGGAACAAAGCCACGTACTACTTGAGCAGTTCCGCGTGCTTCCATACCTTCAACACGGCCACGACGTGAGCTGATATCGCCCATGATGTCACCCATGTATTCATCCGGTACTGTTACTTCTACTTTCATCATTGGTTCAAGGATAGCAGGGTTACACTTCTTACCAGCTTCTTTCAAAGCCATAGAGCCAGCGATTTTGAACGCCATCTCAGAAGAGTCAACCTCATGGTAGCTACCATGAACAAGTGTTGCTTTCAGGTCAAGAAGCGGATATCCAGCAAGAACACCGTTCTTCATAGACTCTTCGATACCATTTTGAACAGCTGGAATGTATTCACGCGGAATCGCTCCACCGACAACTTTGTTTTCGAAGATGTAACCTGAACCTGGTTCGCCTGGTTCAAATTCAACCACAACGTGGCCGTATTGACCTTTACCACCAGATTGTTTTGCGTACTTCGCTTCAACTTTCGCACCTTGGCGGAAGGATTCTTTGTACGCAACTTGTGGAGCACCTACATTTGCTTCTACTTTGAACTCGCGACGCATACGGTCAACGATGATGTCAAGGTGAAGCTCACCCATACCAGAGATGATCGTTTGACCTGTCTCTTGGTCTGTAAATGTTTTAAATGTAGGATCCTCTTCTGCGAGCTTCGCAAGAGCCATACCCATTTTATCCTGGTCAGCTTTTGTTTTCGGCTCGATCGCAATAGAGATAACCGGCTCAGGGAATTGCATGGATTCCAGAATTACCGGATTTTTCTCATCGCAAAGAGTATCTCCTGTTGTTGTATCTTTTAAACCTACAGCTGCTGCAATGTCACCGGAGTAAACCATTTTGATTTCTTCACGAGTGTTTGCATGCATTTGAAGGATACGACCGATACGCTCACGCTTACCTTTTGTAGAGTTCAGAACATACGAACCGGACTCGATTGTACCTGAGTATACACGGAAGAATGTCAGTTTCCCTACATATGGATCAGTCATGATTTTGAATGCTAGAGCGGAGAAAGGAACTTCATCGCTAGATTCGCGAACTGTTTCTTCTTCGCTGTCTGGAACGACCCCTTTAATCGCCGGAACATCAATCGGAGATGGCAGGTAATCGATAACAGCATCCAGCATTGGCTGAACACCTTTGTTTTTGAAGGCAGAACCACAAGTAACTGGGAAGAATTGAACGCTGATTGTCGCTTTGCGGATCGCGTTTTTCAGTTCGGCTACTGTTACTTCTTCACCTTCAAGATATTTCATCATGAGCTCTTCATCGAAATCAGAAACTGCTTCGATCAGCTTGCCACGGTATTCTTCTGCTTGATCAGCAAATTCAGCCGGGAAACCCTCTGTGATTTCGATATCTGTACCCAGATCATTTGTATAGATGTATGTTTTCTTCTCAACGAGGTCCATGATTCCACGGAATTCATCCTCTGAACCGATCGGAAGTTGGATCGGATGAGCATTCGCTTGCAGACGCTCATGCAGAGTACCTACAGAGTAGAGGAAATCTGCGCCGAGTTTGTCCATCTTGTTGATGAAAACAATACGCGGTACGCCGTATGTTGTCGCCTGACGCCATACAGTTTCTGTTTGCGGCTCAACGCCTGATTGTGCATCAAGAACCCCAACCGCACCGTCAAGTACACGGAGGGAACGCTCTACTTCAACTGTGAAGTCTACGTGTCCAGGTGTGTCAATGATGTTAACACGGTGCTCTTTCCACTGAGCAGTTGTCGCAGCGGATGTGATTGTGATCCCGCGCTCTTGCTCTTGCTCCATCCAGTCCATTTGTGAAGCGCCTTCGTGAGTTTCCCCGATTTTGTGAACGCGGCCTGTATAGAACAGGATACGCTCAGTAGTCGTGGTTTTACCGGCGTCGATGTGGGCCATGATACCAATATTACGAGTCTTGGCTAAGGGGAATTCGCGTCCCATTAAACTAGCCCCTTTCTCAATATAGAGATTTGACAATACTAGATGCAAGTCAAAGCGGACATAATGTCCGCCTTGATCCTACCAGCGGTAGTGAGCAAATGCTTTGTTCGCTTCCGCCATTTTGTGAGTGTCTTCGCGCTTTTTAACAGCTGCGCCTGTGCTGTTAGCTGCATCAAGGATTTCGCCTGCGAGGCGTTCTTCCATTGTTTTCTCCCCACGTTTACGGGAGTATTCAACTAACCAGCGAAGTCCAAGTGTAGTGCGGCGCTCCGGACGAACTTCAACCGGAACTTGGTAGTTAGCACCACCAACGCGACGAGCGCGTACTTCAAGAACAGGCATGATGTTTTTCATAGCTTCTTCAAATACTTCCATCGCTTCGCGACCAGTGCGCTGTTGAACGAGATTGAAAGCATCGTACAGAATGCGCTGAGAAACACCGCGCTTACCGTCAAGCATCATACGGTTAATTAGACGAGTTACTAATTTGCTGTTATAAATCGGGTCAGGTAATACATCACGACGAGGTACTGGGCCTTTACGTGGCATTCAATTCCCCTCCTTTACTTCAGTATTTAATGAGAATTCGATTCCTTACAACGCTATAAGCTTACGCTTTTGGCGCTTTAGGACGTTTTGCACCGTATTTAGAACGGGATTGCAGACGGTTTTGAACGCCTGCTGTGTCAAGTGCACCGCGTACAATTTTGTAGCGTACACCTGGTAAGTCTTTAACACGACCGCCACGGATCAGAACAACGCTGTGTTCTTGAAGGTTGTGGCCAATCCCTGGGATGTATGCAGTAACCTCGATGCCGTTTGTTAAACGAACACGAGCATATTTACGCAACGCAGAGTTTGGTTTTTTCGGTGTCATTGTACCAACACGAGTGCACACACCACGTTTTTGCGGGGAGTTCGTGTCAGTAAGCTCTTTCTTCATGCTGTTATAGCCTTTGCCCAGAGCTGGTGATTTAGATTTGTAAACCTTCTTTTCGCGACCTTTGCGCACGAGCTGATTGATAGTTGGCATGCGTCGCACCTCCTTCCAAGTTTCACAAGTTTAAGACCACAGGTCCTGGTGGTTCATCAAAAAGCAAATGAAAAGTTTTTGCCAGCCGGGCGTCTGAAGTCCAACACCCGGCCTCGGCAAAAACATTGCTTATCTTACTTATTATGTTTCAGACCCACCACCGCAGTTCCTACATCGATCCCACATGCTCGCCCAAGTCGGCGCATGGAGTCAACATAATGAATCGGCAGACCTTTATCCTTGCAGATGGAAATTATTTTTCCGGTCAATTTGGTATCCGCATCCCTGGCAACGACCACTTCTACAAGAGAGCCGGCCTCAGCTGCCCGGGCAGTTTGCTTTGTACCAATGATAAGCCCACTTGCCTGTTCTACTTTTTCATAAGACATTTTCATATCCTCCAAAGTATAGAGTACCGGGCACACTCAAAGATAATATCATCTGAGCTAGTATCATGTCAAGCAATTACAAGAAGTTTTTATTTTGATACTTCCTCAAGTCCTACTTCTTCTGCTAGAGACTGCTCAACATTTTCTTCTGTTGGCATGAGATCATGCTGCAGCTTAATGTTGCGGTAGCGGTTCATACCTGTACCGGCTGGAACAAGTTTACCGATGATAACATTCTCTTTCAGACCAAGAAGTCGGTCTACTTTACCCTTAATCGCAGCATCTGTCAGGACACGCGTCGTCTCCTGGAAGGAAGCTGCTGACAGGAAGGAGTCTGTTTCAAGGGAAGCCTTCGTAATACCAAGCAGAACGGAACGAGCAACTGCCGGTTGTCTGCCTTCCCACAGCACTTTCTTGTTCGCTTCTTCAAACTCATGGATTTCCACGTACGAGCCTGGTAAGAGATCTGTTTCCCCACTATCGATGACACGAACTTTACGCAGCATCTGCCGGATCATAACCTCTACGTGCTTGTCGTTAATTTCTACCCCTTGCATACGGTATACTTTTTGTACTTCCTGCAGGATGTAGTATTGAACGCCACGCATACCACGGACTTTGAGCATTTCTTTCGGGTCAATCGAACCTTCTGTCAGTTCTTCCCCGATATCAACCTTACGGCCAATTGCCACCTTCAGGCGAGAGCCATACGGAATTTGATACACTTTGCTTTCGGTTTCGCCACGGATTTCCACTTCACGACGGTCTTTGCCTTCACGCATGTCGACAACTTCGCCATCGATCTCTGTGATTACAGCCTGACCTTTCGGATTACGCGCTTCGAAAAGCTCCTGAATACGCGGAAGACCTTGCGTGATGTCGTCTCCAGCAACCCCACCGGTGTGGAATGTACGCATCGTAAGCTGTGTGCCTGGTTCCCCAATAGACTGGGCTGCAATAATACCGACAGCTTCGCCCACATCCACATTTTTACCTGTAGCCAGATTGCGGCCGTAGCATTTTTTACATACGCCATGCTGTGTACGGCAGCCAATAACCGAACGAATGGTTACTTTTTCGATACCGGCAGCAATGATTTCATCAGCCAGGTTCTCATCGATCAGCTCATTACGGCCCACCATGACTTCACCTGTCTCTGGATGGCGCAATGTCTGGAACGAATAGCGGCCTACGAGACGATCATACAGATCTTCGATGATCTCTTTACCGTCACGAATTGCCATCGCCTCTACACCTTTATCCGTACCACAGTCGTCTTCACGAACGATTACGTCCTGTGCAACGTCTACCAGACGGCGTGTCAGATAACCCGAGTCAGCTGTACGCAGGGCGGTATCGGCGAGACCTTTACGCGCACCGTGCGTCGAGATGAAGTACTCGAGTACGGACAGACCTTCACGGAAGTTCGATTTGATTGGAAGCTCGATGATACGGCCAGACGGATTCGCCATCAGACCACGCATACCTGCAAGCTGTGTAATCTGCGATACGTTACCACGGGCACCGGATGTTGCCATCATGTTGATCGCATTGAACTTGTCGAGAGACGCCATCAACACTTTTGTAACGCGGTCTTTCGCTTTGCTCCAGATGCTAATAACACGGTCATAGCGTTCATTATCTGTAATGAGACCACGGCGGAACTGCTGCTGCACAACTTCTACTTCTGCATCGGCATCAGCCAGAATCTGCTGCTTCTCTTCCGGTGTTTTGATGTCAGCAACAGCTACTGTAATCCCCGCTTGTGTCGAGAACTTAAAGCCATTTGCCTTGATTTTATCGAGAATAACGGATGTTTGTGTCGTGCCAAAACGACGGAAACATTCCGAGATAATTGTACCGAGATATCCTTTTTTCACTGCTTCATGTTCCGGCAGACTTTCGAGGAACTCCGTCACGTTTGTTCCTTTATCGAAAATAAAGAACTTATCCGGAACCTGTTTTTGCAGATTGTATTTCGTCGGATCATTGATGAACGGTAGCTCTGGCGGGAAGATTTCATTAAAGATCAGCTTCCCTACAGTTGTAACCATAAGCGGCGCATTAATCTGCTCCGGTGTAAAGGATGTTTTGCCCAGGCTTGTCGGCGGTACAGCAATGCGGGCATGCAATGTTACATGACCATTTGCATATGCAGCGATCGCCTGATTCGGGTTAGAGAATACTTTCCCCTCACCTGTTGATTCTTTATTTTCCATCGTCAAATAGTACGTACCAAGTACCATATCCTGAGATGGAGTAACAACTGGCTTACCGTCTTTCGGGTTCAGGATATTTTGTGCTGCCAGCATAAGAAGGCGAGCTTCTGCCTGCGCTTCTGCTGAAAGCGGCACGTGTACCGCCATCTGGTCACCGTCAAAGTCAGCATTGTACGCTGTACATACGAGCGGGTGAAGACGGATCGCACGACCTTCAACGAGTGTCGGTTCGAACGCCTGAATACCAAGACGGTGCAGCGTAGGGGCACGGTTCAGAAGAACCGGATGCTCGCGGATAACATCCTCAAGAACATCCCATACTTCCGGATGCACGCGCTCTACTTTGCGCTTCGCCGATTTAATATTGTGTGCGAGTCCTTTGCTGACAAGCTCTTTCATTACGAACGGCTTGAACAGCTCAAGTGCCATTTCTTTTGGCAGACCGCACTGGTACATTTTGAGGTGCGGACCTACTACGATAACCGAACGGCCAGAGTAGTCAACACGTTTACCGAGCAAGTTTTGACGGAAGCGACCCTGTTTACCTTTCAGCATATGGCTGAGAGATTTCAGCGGACGGTTACCCGGTCCTGTTACTGGACGGCCACGGCGACCGTTATCGATCAGTGCATCTACTGCTTCCTGCAGCATGCGCTTCTCATTTTGCACGATAATGTCTGGAGCGCCAAGATCAAGCAGACGCTTAAGACGGTTGTTTCGGTTGATTACACGACGGTACAGGTCATTCAAGTCAGACGTTGCAAAACGTCCACCATCAAGCTGAACCATCGGGCGCAATTCCGGCGGGATAACTGGCAGTACATCGAGTACCATCCAATCCGGGAAGTTCCCGGAATTACGGAAGGACTCTAATACTTCGAGACGTTTAATTACACGATTGCGTCGTTGTCCTTGTGCTGATTTCAATTCTTCTTTCAAAGAATCTACTTCTTTATCAAGGTCAATCTCAGCGAGAAGCTTCTTGATCGCTTCTGCACCCATCTGTGCAGTAAATGCCTGACCGTATTTCTCGCGATAGTTACGGTATTCTTTCTCGGAAAGAAGCTGCTTCTTCTCAAGCGGTGTCTCCCCTGCATCGGTTACAACGTAAGATGCAAAGTAGATTACTTCCTCCAGGGAACGTGGAGACATATCGAGCACAAGGCCCATACGGCTCGGGATTCCTTTGAAATACCAAATGTGGGAGACAGGGGCAGCAAGCTCGATGTGCCCCATACGCTCCCGGCGCACTTTGGCGCGGGTAACTTCAACGCCGCAACGATCACAAACGACGCCTTTATAACGTACACGCTTGTACTTTCCGCAGTGACATTCCCAGTCCTTTGTTGGTCCGAAAATTTTCTCGCAGAACAAGCCTTCTTTTTCCGGCTTTAATGTCCGGTAGTTAATGGTTTCCGGTTTTTTGACCTCACCGTATGACCAGGAACGAATTTTATCCGGTGATGCGAGGCCAATCTTCATATATTCAAAATTATTGACATCTAACAAGGCGCATACCTCCCATTACTTCCCGGTTTCATCCTTTACTCTTCAACACCGCTGATGTTCAGGTTGAGCTTCTCGCTCGGCGCATCGTCATCTTCATCCGTATCGCGCATCTCGATTTCCTGCTCGTCTTCGGACAGAATCTTAACGTCCATACCAAGGCTCTGCAGCTCTTTAATGAGTACTTTAAAGGATTCCGGTACACCAGGTTCCGGTACATTTTCTCCCTTAACAATGGCTTCGTATGTTTTCACACGACCAACCACGTCATCCGACTTGACAGTAAGAATTTCCTGGAGTGTATAAGCGGCACCGTATGCTTCGAGTGCCCATACCTCCATCTCCCCAAAACGCTGACCACCGAATTGGGCTTTACCACCGAGCGGCTGTTGCGTAACGAGAGAGTACGGTCCAGTCGAACGGGCGTGAATTTTATCATCAACCATGTGGGCCAGTTTGATCATGTACATAACCCCAACGGTTACAGTACGGTCAAACGGCTCCCCGGTACGACCATCATACAGTACAGTTTTACCTGTACGGCTCATGCCTGCTTCTTCAAGCGTATCAAACACATCGTCTTCTGTCGCACCATCGAATACCGGTGTTGCGATATGAATGCCCATGAGTTTGGCCGCCATACCTAAGTGAACTTCGAGCGCCTGCCCGATGTTCATCCGAGACGGTACCCCAAGTGGGTTAAGAACAACCTGTACTGGTGTGCCATCTGGCAGGAACGGCATATCTTCTTCCGGCAGAACCCGCGCGATAACCCCTTTGTTACCGTGGCGACCTGCCATTTTATCCCCAACGGAGATTTTACGTTTCTGTGCGATGTATACCCGTACAAGCTGGTTAACGCCTGGCGGCAGTTCATCACCATTGTCACGAGTAAATACTTTTACATCGACAATAATGCCGGAACCACCATGCGGTACGCGGAGAGATGTATCGCGAACTTCGCGTGCTTTCTCCCCAAAGATCGCATGCAGGAGACGTTCTTCTGCTGTCAGTTCCGTTACACCCTTCGGCGTTACTTTACCAACGAGAATGTCGCCATCTTTGATCTCAGCACCAACGCGAATGATACCACGGTCATCAAGATTACGCAGCGCATCTTCCCCAACGTTCGGGATGTCGCGTGTAATCTCCTCCGGTCCAAGCTTCGTATCACGAGCTTCAGACTCGTATTCTTCGATATGGATTGACGTATATACGTCTTCTTTTACAAGCTTCTCACTTAAGAGAATCGCATCCTCGTAGTTGTAACCTTCCCATGTCATGAAGGCAACCACTACATTACGTCCGAGAGCAAGCTCTCCACTTTCGGTAGACGGACCGTCTGCGATAATATCGCCAGCCTGTACGAACTCACCAGTTTTGATAATTGGACGCTGGTTGATGCACGTTCCCTGATTAGAACGCTCGAATTTGTGTAATTTATATTTATCAATATCACCCATGATCGTGCGGCCTTCGAGGGTTTCCTGACGGCGAACCCAAATTTCACGGGCTGTTACACGCTCAACAACACCTGGATGGCGAACAACGATCGCAACTCCAGAGTCTTTAGCAGCCTTATGTTCCATACCGGTTCCAATAAACGGAGCCTGTGGTACAAGAAGCGGTACAGCCTGACGCTGCATGTTCGCTCCCATGAGCGCACGGTTAGCGTCATCGTTCTCTAGGAACGGAATCATCGCAGTCGCAACGGATACAACCTGCTTCGGTGATACGTCCATGTAATCCACTTTATCGCGTGGAATCGTGATGATTTCACCTCGGCGACGGCAAATAACCATCTCGTTCGCAAATTTCATCTCTTCTGTAAGCGGCGCATTTGCCTGAGCTACGTTGAACACATCTTCTTCATCAGCTGTGAGATATTCAATCTCCATCGTAATACGCCCTGTTTCGGCATCGATTTTGCGGCGTGGTGTCTCAATAAATCCGTATTCATTAATACGAGCATACGAAGACAACGAGTTGATCAAACCGATGTTCGGACCTTCCGGTGTCTCGATTGGACACATACGACCATAGTGAGAATGGTGAACGTCACGAACTTCAAAGCCTGCGCGCTCCCGTGTTAAACCACCTGGTCCAAGTGCAGACAGACGACGCTTGTGCGTCAGCTCAGCCAGCGGATTCGTCTGATCCATGAACTGAGAAAGCTGAGAGCTTCCGAAGAACTCCTTGATCGCTGCAATAACTGGACGAATGTTAATCAATGCTTGTGGAGTAATCGCGTTCGCGTCTTGAATCGACATCCGCTCACGAACGACACGCTCCATACGAGATAGACCGATACGGAATTGGTTCTGCAACAGTTCCCCTACGGAACGCAGACGACGGTTACCCAGATGGTCAATATCATCGGTTGTACCAATACCGTGCAGCAAGTTCATAAAGTAGTTAATGGATGAGATAATATCAGCTGGTGTAATATGCTTGATTTTCTTATCAATTACACCATTCGATGTTACTTTAATAACTTTTCCATCTTCAATCGGCGAAAAGATGTTGATAGATTGAAGACGAACCTCTTCCTCTAGTACACCACCGCGAGGTCTTACGTTCATAAATCCTACGCTCTCCTCAAGGAGTGGCAAGATGCGATCGAGCAAACGGCGGTCAATCACCTGACCAGCTTCGGCAATAATTTCACCTGTAGCTGTGTCCACAAGTGTCTCAGCAAGACGCTGGTTATATAATCTATTTTTAATGTGAAGCTTCTTATTGATTTTATAACGACCTACATTAGCCAAGTCATACCGTTTTGGATCGAAGAAACGAGACACTAACAGGCTCTTCGCATTCTCAACTGTTGGCGGCTCACCTGGACGCAGACGTTCATAAATCTCAATCAGTGCTTTTTCTGTCGAATCAGTGTTGTCTTTCTCAAGCGTATTACGGATGTATTCATCCTCACCTAGTAGGTTCAGGATTTCAGCATCTGTACCGAAACCTAATGCACGCAAAAGAACCGTAACAGGGATTTTTCTCGTACGGTCGATGCGAACATAAATAATATCTTTCGCGTCGGTTTCAAGTTCAAGCCATGCTCCACGATTCGGGATAACAGTAGCCCCATACGCTTGCTTACCGTTTTTATCTACTTTTGTACTGAAATACACGCTAGGAGAACGAACAAGCTGACTAACGATTACCCTTTCAGCCCCATTAATGACAAAAGTACCTGTCTCTGTCATAAGCGGGAAATCACCCATAAATACTTCTTGTTCTTTGACTTCTCCCGTTTCCTTGTTAATGAGACGGACTTTCACTCGCAGCGGAGCTGCATACGTTACGTCGCGTTCTTTGGATTCATCAACCGAGTATTTCGGCTCGCCTAAGCTATAATCAATGAATTCAAGAACAAGATTACCCGTGAAATCTTGAATTGGAGAGATGTCGTGGAACATCTCACGCAGTCCTT includes the following:
- the fusA gene encoding elongation factor G, which codes for MGREFPLAKTRNIGIMAHIDAGKTTTTERILFYTGRVHKIGETHEGASQMDWMEQEQERGITITSAATTAQWKEHRVNIIDTPGHVDFTVEVERSLRVLDGAVGVLDAQSGVEPQTETVWRQATTYGVPRIVFINKMDKLGADFLYSVGTLHERLQANAHPIQLPIGSEDEFRGIMDLVEKKTYIYTNDLGTDIEITEGFPAEFADQAEEYRGKLIEAVSDFDEELMMKYLEGEEVTVAELKNAIRKATISVQFFPVTCGSAFKNKGVQPMLDAVIDYLPSPIDVPAIKGVVPDSEEETVRESSDEVPFSALAFKIMTDPYVGKLTFFRVYSGTIESGSYVLNSTKGKRERIGRILQMHANTREEIKMVYSGDIAAAVGLKDTTTGDTLCDEKNPVILESMQFPEPVISIAIEPKTKADQDKMGMALAKLAEEDPTFKTFTDQETGQTIISGMGELHLDIIVDRMRREFKVEANVGAPQVAYKESFRQGAKVEAKYAKQSGGKGQYGHVVVEFEPGEPGSGYIFENKVVGGAIPREYIPAVQNGIEESMKNGVLAGYPLLDLKATLVHGSYHEVDSSEMAFKIAGSMALKEAGKKCNPAILEPMMKVEVTVPDEYMGDIMGDISSRRGRVEGMEARGTAQVVRGFVPLSEMFGYATSLRSRTQGRGTYSMHFDHYEEVPRNVADEIIKKAKGV
- the rpsG gene encoding 30S ribosomal protein S7; amino-acid sequence: MPRKGPVPRRDVLPDPIYNSKLVTRLINRMMLDGKRGVSQRILYDAFNLVQQRTGREAMEVFEEAMKNIMPVLEVRARRVGGANYQVPVEVRPERRTTLGLRWLVEYSRKRGEKTMEERLAGEILDAANSTGAAVKKREDTHKMAEANKAFAHYRW
- the rpsL gene encoding 30S ribosomal protein S12, whose amino-acid sequence is MPTINQLVRKGREKKVYKSKSPALGKGYNSMKKELTDTNSPQKRGVCTRVGTMTPKKPNSALRKYARVRLTNGIEVTAYIPGIGHNLQEHSVVLIRGGRVKDLPGVRYKIVRGALDTAGVQNRLQSRSKYGAKRPKAPKA
- a CDS encoding 50S ribosomal protein L7ae-like protein; the protein is MSYEKVEQASGLIIGTKQTARAAEAGSLVEVVVARDADTKLTGKIISICKDKGLPIHYVDSMRRLGRACGIDVGTAVVGLKHNK
- the rpoC gene encoding DNA-directed RNA polymerase subunit beta', which encodes MLDVNNFEYMKIGLASPDKIRSWSYGEVKKPETINYRTLKPEKEGLFCEKIFGPTKDWECHCGKYKRVRYKGVVCDRCGVEVTRAKVRRERMGHIELAAPVSHIWYFKGIPSRMGLVLDMSPRSLEEVIYFASYVVTDAGETPLEKKQLLSEKEYRNYREKYGQAFTAQMGAEAIKKLLAEIDLDKEVDSLKEELKSAQGQRRNRVIKRLEVLESFRNSGNFPDWMVLDVLPVIPPELRPMVQLDGGRFATSDLNDLYRRVINRNNRLKRLLDLGAPDIIVQNEKRMLQEAVDALIDNGRRGRPVTGPGNRPLKSLSHMLKGKQGRFRQNLLGKRVDYSGRSVIVVGPHLKMYQCGLPKEMALELFKPFVMKELVSKGLAHNIKSAKRKVERVHPEVWDVLEDVIREHPVLLNRAPTLHRLGIQAFEPTLVEGRAIRLHPLVCTAYNADFDGDQMAVHVPLSAEAQAEARLLMLAAQNILNPKDGKPVVTPSQDMVLGTYYLTMENKESTGEGKVFSNPNQAIAAYANGHVTLHARIAVPPTSLGKTSFTPEQINAPLMVTTVGKLIFNEIFPPELPFINDPTKYNLQKQVPDKFFIFDKGTNVTEFLESLPEHEAVKKGYLGTIISECFRRFGTTQTSVILDKIKANGFKFSTQAGITVAVADIKTPEEKQQILADADAEVEVVQQQFRRGLITDNERYDRVISIWSKAKDRVTKVLMASLDKFNAINMMATSGARGNVSQITQLAGMRGLMANPSGRIIELPIKSNFREGLSVLEYFISTHGARKGLADTALRTADSGYLTRRLVDVAQDVIVREDDCGTDKGVEAMAIRDGKEIIEDLYDRLVGRYSFQTLRHPETGEVMVGRNELIDENLADEIIAAGIEKVTIRSVIGCRTQHGVCKKCYGRNLATGKNVDVGEAVGIIAAQSIGEPGTQLTMRTFHTGGVAGDDITQGLPRIQELFEARNPKGQAVITEIDGEVVDMREGKDRREVEIRGETESKVYQIPYGSRLKVAIGRKVDIGEELTEGSIDPKEMLKVRGMRGVQYYILQEVQKVYRMQGVEINDKHVEVMIRQMLRKVRVIDSGETDLLPGSYVEIHEFEEANKKVLWEGRQPAVARSVLLGITKASLETDSFLSAASFQETTRVLTDAAIKGKVDRLLGLKENVIIGKLVPAGTGMNRYRNIKLQHDLMPTEENVEQSLAEEVGLEEVSK
- the rpoB gene encoding DNA-directed RNA polymerase subunit beta, with translation MAGHLIQCGRHRQRRSYARIKEVMELPNLIEIQQKSYEWFLDEGLREMFHDISPIQDFTGNLVLEFIDYSLGEPKYSVDESKERDVTYAAPLRVKVRLINKETGEVKEQEVFMGDFPLMTETGTFVINGAERVIVSQLVRSPSVYFSTKVDKNGKQAYGATVIPNRGAWLELETDAKDIIYVRIDRTRKIPVTVLLRALGFGTDAEILNLLGEDEYIRNTLEKDNTDSTEKALIEIYERLRPGEPPTVENAKSLLVSRFFDPKRYDLANVGRYKINKKLHIKNRLYNQRLAETLVDTATGEIIAEAGQVIDRRLLDRILPLLEESVGFMNVRPRGGVLEEEVRLQSINIFSPIEDGKVIKVTSNGVIDKKIKHITPADIISSINYFMNLLHGIGTTDDIDHLGNRRLRSVGELLQNQFRIGLSRMERVVRERMSIQDANAITPQALINIRPVIAAIKEFFGSSQLSQFMDQTNPLAELTHKRRLSALGPGGLTRERAGFEVRDVHHSHYGRMCPIETPEGPNIGLINSLSSYARINEYGFIETPRRKIDAETGRITMEIEYLTADEEDVFNVAQANAPLTEEMKFANEMVICRRRGEIITIPRDKVDYMDVSPKQVVSVATAMIPFLENDDANRALMGANMQRQAVPLLVPQAPFIGTGMEHKAAKDSGVAIVVRHPGVVERVTAREIWVRRQETLEGRTIMGDIDKYKLHKFERSNQGTCINQRPIIKTGEFVQAGDIIADGPSTESGELALGRNVVVAFMTWEGYNYEDAILLSEKLVKEDVYTSIHIEEYESEARDTKLGPEEITRDIPNVGEDALRNLDDRGIIRVGAEIKDGDILVGKVTPKGVTELTAEERLLHAIFGEKAREVRDTSLRVPHGGSGIIVDVKVFTRDNGDELPPGVNQLVRVYIAQKRKISVGDKMAGRHGNKGVIARVLPEEDMPFLPDGTPVQVVLNPLGVPSRMNIGQALEVHLGMAAKLMGIHIATPVFDGATEDDVFDTLEEAGMSRTGKTVLYDGRTGEPFDRTVTVGVMYMIKLAHMVDDKIHARSTGPYSLVTQQPLGGKAQFGGQRFGEMEVWALEAYGAAYTLQEILTVKSDDVVGRVKTYEAIVKGENVPEPGVPESFKVLIKELQSLGMDVKILSEDEQEIEMRDTDEDDDAPSEKLNLNISGVEE